Part of the Clostridium sporogenes genome, TTATATCTGCCCCACTTTTTTGTCCTTGTATAACCTGTCTTTTAAAAATTTCATAGGCTTCTTCAAATTTTAATGTTCCCATAGGTTCTAAAAGCTGTCCTATTGGACCTACATCTAATGCTATAAGTGTTTCTTTATTTCCTTTTGCTTTTTTCACATTATCTATGGCTTTATCTATAATACTTTCTACAGAAAACTTACTTTGTTTAAGCTTTACTTCATTTGCCCCAAAAGTATTTGTTGTTATAACCTTTGCTCCTGCATCTACATATTTTCTATGTATGTTTATTATTTTTTCAGGCTCTAATATATTTAATTCCTCTGGCAAATCTGAAATCTTTAGTCCTAATTTTTGAAGCATTGTTCCCATGGCACCATCAAATACTAATATATTTTCTTTTATATAATCTTTAATATTCACATATCTCACCTATCTTTCTAAATTTACAACTATCAAATTTATTGCACTGATTACAAGATTTTTTCTTTACTATAACTTCTTTTGGAATTATACCTATAATAGCCGTTACAGACTTTCTCGGTATTAATATATTATGAGATGAAACTGTTAATCCAATAATTCTTTCAGCATCTAAGGATTTTAATAAATCTCTTTGTATAGATATATCCAAATCACCATAACCTGGACTGTATCTCCAATTTATATTTAGTTCATCTTTTTCTACTTCTTTTTTTACTTTATTTTCTATAAAATCACAATATTCTTCTATAGCTGTTGTAGCACAGGCATCTAAAATTACTGCTTTAGTCATATTAACCTTTTCATAATATAATATTTTTCTATCAACTTCACTTCCTAAAGTTGCAGCCATTACAAAGCATTTATTGGATTTTTCTAAATGATGAACTATATCCTTTCCCTTTAGATTTAAACCAATCTCCCTTAAATCAACCTGATTGTTTATATGGACACTAGAATATTTATAAGTAGCCCTTAGACTAGTTAAGGTTTTTATTTCTTTTATACACTCCTCTATAAGAGTGCCTATTTCACTAGAAATTTCCTGTCCTCTATATCCTAAGTACCTTAAAACCTGATTTTTATCTATATTTAAATTATTATTATCCATTTTTATTCACCCTATCTATTAAAACCCTATCTAAGAGTATTATTACATTTATAATATAACTTTTTATTTAAAATATATATAATAAATCTTTTTCTATTTTAACTTAAACTTTCCTATTTACCTGCAAACACTATTTTCTTTGCAAACACCATGAACTAATATATTTATTTAATTAGTATTAATTTTTAAACTGCTACATCTTTATTTATGGAATTAAATATTGATTTTGTGCTTTCTGTTATTTTTCTAGCGATATAAGGATTGTTCATTGTATATAGATGTATTCCATTTACTCCATTAGACACTAAATCAACTATCTGTTCTACTGCATAGGCTATTCCTGCATCCCTCATAGCCTCTTTATCATATTCATATTTATCTAATATTTTCATAAACTTTTTAGGTAATGTTGCACCGGATATTTTAACTATCTTCTCAATTTGTTTTTTATTAACTACAGGCATTATTCCTGCCTGTATAGGAACATTTATATTTTTTTGCTGTGTTTTATTTAAAAATTCATAGAATGTATTATTATCAAAAAACAATTGAGATATCAAATGTTCTGCTCCTGCATCTACCTTCCTTTTTAATTCTCTTATATCCTGTTCTAAGCCTTCACATTCAATATGACCTTCTGGATAACAAGCCCCTGCCACTCCAAAGTTGTTATTTTCTTTTATTTTTCTTATAAGTTCAAAGGCATAATTGTATTCTCCGATAATGTTTTTATCCTTTGGTATATCTCCTCTTAAAGCTAATATATTTTCAATATTATTTTCTTTCAGTTCACTTATTATTAAATCTATATCCTCACTTGTTGAATTTATACAGGTTAGATGTGCTAATGCTTCTATACCATATTTGTTTTTTACAAGGGATGATAATTCACAGGTTTTATTGTCTTTTAAACTTCCCCCAGCTCCATAAGTTACGCTTATGAAATCCGGTGTTAAATCTTTTAATTCTTCTAAAGTTTCATGTATTGTTTTTATAGATGATGTAGCTTTTGGTGGGAAAATTTCAAAAGAAAAAACCAAATTTTTTTCATTAAATAATTCTTTTATATGCATTTTAAAGCCCCCTAATAAATTTTTTATATAATATGCTATAAATATTTAACTACCGAGAGACTTTAAAAATAAAAAACCTAAAGGATAGTTCCCTTAGGTTTAAATTTCCTAAATATATCCTCATCTCTCAGCTTATGCTGCAGGATTTAGCACCTTACATGCTACTATGCATATAGGTTGCCGGGCTTCACAGGGCCAGTCCCTCCACCGCTCTTGATAAGTATTAAATTTTAACTTACTAAATTTTAACTGTAATTATATAATAAAAAATTATAGTTGTAAAGAGTTTTTTACATTTTAAAAAAATTGTTCCATAACAAAATAAAACTAATCTAATGAAAAAACCTTAACAAATCAATATAATACAATTTTTATATTAATATATAATACTAATATAGAAATATAATCTCAATTCATAATATAGATAAAACATAAAATATAAATCATATTAAAGGTAGATCTTATTTATTCACTATTTTGTATTTAAATAAATTTATTTGAAATTATTACAAAAATATGTATAATATATAATACATTCATTTAATATTTATATGAATTTAATTAAAATTCTAATTAAACATTAAATTAAATATAATTTTATAATGCGAGGTGTAAAAATGGAAAAAAAATTTATTAAAATGCTATGCTCAGTAGCTATAGGTTGTATGATAAGTACAAGCTATATATCTAAAGTATCTGCAGCCCCTACTAACAATACTAAAATTAATTCTAATGAAATTAATATTTCAGAAGATAGTAGTAAATCGGAACGAATCCCTTCTACTAACTCTAAACCTTTAGGTTTAAATGCTACAAAAGCTAATACATCAAAGTATTCCTTTAGTGATTTAAACAAACTAAGCAATAAAGAAATTTTAGATTTAACTTCCAAAATAAAATGGAATGATATTTCAGATATCTTTCAGTACAATAAAGATAGTTATATTTTTTATTCAAACAAAGAACGTGTACAAGCTTTAATAGATGGATTATATGAAAAAGGTTGTAACTATACAAGCACTGATGACAAAGGAATAGATACATTAGTTGAAATTTTAAGATCCGGATTTTATTTAGGATATTATAATGATTCTTTAAAATATTTAAACGATAGATCTTTTCAAGATAAATGTATTCCCGCAATGATTGCCATAGAAAATAATAAAAATTTCAAACTAGGTGAAAAAGGTCAAGATACAGTAATAAACGCTTTAGGTAAACTTATAGGGAACGCCTCTTGTAATGCTGAAGTAGTTAATAAGGCAGTTCCTATATTAGAACAATATTATAAAGAAATGAACACATATCCAAAGGATAAATTAAAAGCAGATGCTGTATATAATATTATGAAAGAGATAAATTATGATATCTCACAATATGCATATGATCATAATATTAGAGATGGTAAAAACACTCCTTGGTCCAGTAAAATAGATCCTTTCATAAATACAATTTCAAAATTTGCAGGTTTATCTAAAGTTACAGAAGATAATGGCTGGATTATAAATAATGGTATTTATTATACTAGTAAATTTGCTATATATCATAGCAATCCATCTATTCCTCATTCAGTAATAGACAAATGTCTTGAAATCCTTCCTGCTTATAGTGAGCAATATTATATTGCAGTAGAAAGAATAAAGGAGGATTTTAATTCCAAAGATTCAAAGGGAAATGTTATAGATATTGATAAATTGCTTGAAGATGGTAAAAAACATTATTTACCTAAAACTTATACTTTTGATAACGGAAAAATGATTATAAAAGCTGGAGATAAAGTAGAGGAATCAAAAATTCAAAGACTTTATTGGGCATCTAAAGAAGTAAAATCTCAATTTCATAGGATAATAGGTAATGATAAACCTTTAGAAGCAGGTAATGCCGATGATGTCCTAACTATGGTAATATACAATAGTCCAAAGGAATATAAACTAAATAGAACTTTATATGGATATAGTGTAGACAATGGTGGAATATATATTGAAGGAATTGGTACTTTCTTTACTTATGAAAGAACTCCAGAGGAAAGCATCTATAGCCTTGAAGAACTTTTCCGTCATGAGTTTACTCCTTATTTACAAGGACGTTATTTAGTACCAGGATTATTTAATGAAGGTGATTTTTATAAAGAAAATAGTGGAAGAATTACATGGTTTGAAGAAGGTTCTGCAGAATTTTTCGCAGGTTCAACTAGAACTTCTGTGTTACCAAGAAAATCAATGGTAGGTGGACTTTCTAAGAACCCTGAAGAAAGATTTAGTGCAGATAAACTATTACATTCAAAATATAATGATGGATGGGATTTTTATAAATACGGATATACTTTTTCAGATTATATGTATAATAACAACAAAAAACTATTCAGCGATTTAGTATCTACTATGAAAAATAATGATGTTAAATGTTATGAAAACTTAATAGAAAATGTAAGTAAAGATCCTAATGTTAACAAAAACTATCAAGATCATATGCAAAAACTAGTGGACAATTACAATAATTACACAATACCACTAGTATCTGACGATTACATGAAAAAATACAATAACAGAAGCTTAAATGAAATAAAATCAGATATTGAAAGTACTATGAATTTAACAAATTCTCAAATAACTAAAGAAAGTTCTCAATATTTTGATACTTATACTCTAAAAGGAACTTACATACTAGATTCTAATAAAGGTGAAGCCAACAATTGGATTTATATGAATAATAAAGTTAATGAATCTCTAGAAAAACTAAACAAATTAGGATGGGGCGGATATAAAACAGTTACTGCTTATTTCTCAAATCCTAAGGTAAACTCACATAATCAAGTAGAATATAATGTAGTTTTTCATGGATTATTAACTCACAACAAAAACTTTAACGAAGCACCAACAATTAAATTAGATTTTCCTAAGGAAGCAAATACAGATGAAAAAATTAAATTTTCTAGCGAAGGCTCAGCTGATGATGGAAAAATAGTTTCCTATGCTTGGGATTTCGGAGATGGTGAAGCTAGCTCAGAAAAGAATCCTACTCATGCTTATAAAACTCCTGGTACTTACACAGTGAAACTTACAGTAACAGACGATAAGGGTCTTAGATCAGAAAAAAGTGCATCTATAAACATAAAGAAAGTTCTTAAAGGAAATGTAGTATCAGAAAAAGAAAATAACAATGATTACGTAAATGCTAACCCAGTTTATTCTAAAGATTTAGTAAATGGATCTGTTAGTTCATCAGACGATAGAGATATTTTTTATTTCAACGTTACTAAGCCTTCAGATATAACTATAAATGTGGAAAAAATTAATAAAGATAAAAATGAATTTAGTTGGCTTTTATTTAGCGAAGAAAATAAATCAAACTATATAGCCTATCCAAATAAAAAACTAGAAAACTTATTTTATAGCACTGTAAAAATAGATAAACCTGGTAAATACTATTTAGTAATTTATAAAGTTAGTGGAGAAAAATCAGATTATAGATTTAATATAGAAGGAGATATATCAGCATCTCCAAAAGATGATACTGATACCAATACTGATACTGATAAAGATGAATTAGTTATATCTGAAAAGGAAGATAATAATTCTTTTGACAAAGCTAATAGAGTTTGTAAAAATCAATCAGTAATAGCTACTTTAGATACTAACGATCCTCGTGACACATACTATTTTGATGCTTTAACTGCTGGCAACATAGAAGTGACTATGGAAAATACCGACAACAATTCTAATGAATTTAATTGGCTTGCTTACAGTAGCGATAATACTAATAATTATATTGGATACCCTATCAAAAGAGAAGGTAATAAAATTATAGGAAACTTTAAAGTAGATAAGCCTGGCAGATACTATATAGTAGCTTATAAAACTTCTTCAAATAAAATCAACTATAAATTAAATATAAAAGGCGATATTGATAATGCTCCAAAAAATGATGAAATTTATGAAAAGGAAAGTAATGATTCCTTTGAATCTGCAAATAAAATTATGCTTAATACTACTGTATTAGGCAACTTAACTGATAAAGATGTTAGAGATATCTATTCATTTGATATAAAAGAAGCTAAAGATTTAGACATAAAACTAAATAATTTAAATAATTTAGGATTAGCTTGGAATCTTTATAAAGAATCAGATTTGAATAATTATATTGCTTATGGATCAGTTTCAGGTAATACTATAAAAGGAAAATGCAATGTAACTCCTGGTAAATATTATTTGTATGTATATAAATACTCTGGTGACAATGGCAATTATTCATTAACAATAAAGTAATTTTAAAGTAGTAAAAAATATAACTATATTTTCCTACTTTATAAAGCCATCATAAAATATTACTGAAAATTAATCTTTCTAATAATATTTTAAAATAAGGGGATATTTCAAAATAAATTTAATCTTGAAATATTCCCTCACTTATTTACTTCTAATAATCAACAAGCCAAAAATTGAGATATTTACTTTTTAGTAAAATGATCATCAACTTCTTGTTTCATAACAGAAGTTATAGTTTTATCCAAAGAAGTCAAAGCTTTAGTTATTTCATCAAGCTTTTTTTCTATCCTTAATAAAAGATATAAACTAACTGCTATAGGGAATCCCACATCACTTATAAGCTTTATTAATTGGTCATACATGGAATCCACCGCCTTTTTTTTAGAGTTTTTATTCTCTACTATTAACTATGCTCTTCAAGTATCTTTTGCAGTTTTTTTATAGCTTTATTTTTAATATACCTTACCGAGTTATAGCTTTTATTTATAGAATCTGCCACTTTCTGAAGGCTATTACTTTTAATATAAAAGCTATTTATCACTTCTTTTTCCTCTAAGGTAAGCTTGTCTAATGCTTTAT contains:
- a CDS encoding YvrJ family protein, which produces MYDQLIKLISDVGFPIAVSLYLLLRIEKKLDEITKALTSLDKTITSVMKQEVDDHFTKK
- a CDS encoding collagenase, producing MEKKFIKMLCSVAIGCMISTSYISKVSAAPTNNTKINSNEINISEDSSKSERIPSTNSKPLGLNATKANTSKYSFSDLNKLSNKEILDLTSKIKWNDISDIFQYNKDSYIFYSNKERVQALIDGLYEKGCNYTSTDDKGIDTLVEILRSGFYLGYYNDSLKYLNDRSFQDKCIPAMIAIENNKNFKLGEKGQDTVINALGKLIGNASCNAEVVNKAVPILEQYYKEMNTYPKDKLKADAVYNIMKEINYDISQYAYDHNIRDGKNTPWSSKIDPFINTISKFAGLSKVTEDNGWIINNGIYYTSKFAIYHSNPSIPHSVIDKCLEILPAYSEQYYIAVERIKEDFNSKDSKGNVIDIDKLLEDGKKHYLPKTYTFDNGKMIIKAGDKVEESKIQRLYWASKEVKSQFHRIIGNDKPLEAGNADDVLTMVIYNSPKEYKLNRTLYGYSVDNGGIYIEGIGTFFTYERTPEESIYSLEELFRHEFTPYLQGRYLVPGLFNEGDFYKENSGRITWFEEGSAEFFAGSTRTSVLPRKSMVGGLSKNPEERFSADKLLHSKYNDGWDFYKYGYTFSDYMYNNNKKLFSDLVSTMKNNDVKCYENLIENVSKDPNVNKNYQDHMQKLVDNYNNYTIPLVSDDYMKKYNNRSLNEIKSDIESTMNLTNSQITKESSQYFDTYTLKGTYILDSNKGEANNWIYMNNKVNESLEKLNKLGWGGYKTVTAYFSNPKVNSHNQVEYNVVFHGLLTHNKNFNEAPTIKLDFPKEANTDEKIKFSSEGSADDGKIVSYAWDFGDGEASSEKNPTHAYKTPGTYTVKLTVTDDKGLRSEKSASINIKKVLKGNVVSEKENNNDYVNANPVYSKDLVNGSVSSSDDRDIFYFNVTKPSDITINVEKINKDKNEFSWLLFSEENKSNYIAYPNKKLENLFYSTVKIDKPGKYYLVIYKVSGEKSDYRFNIEGDISASPKDDTDTNTDTDKDELVISEKEDNNSFDKANRVCKNQSVIATLDTNDPRDTYYFDALTAGNIEVTMENTDNNSNEFNWLAYSSDNTNNYIGYPIKREGNKIIGNFKVDKPGRYYIVAYKTSSNKINYKLNIKGDIDNAPKNDEIYEKESNDSFESANKIMLNTTVLGNLTDKDVRDIYSFDIKEAKDLDIKLNNLNNLGLAWNLYKESDLNNYIAYGSVSGNTIKGKCNVTPGKYYLYVYKYSGDNGNYSLTIK
- the metF gene encoding methylenetetrahydrofolate reductase [NAD(P)H] — its product is MHIKELFNEKNLVFSFEIFPPKATSSIKTIHETLEELKDLTPDFISVTYGAGGSLKDNKTCELSSLVKNKYGIEALAHLTCINSTSEDIDLIISELKENNIENILALRGDIPKDKNIIGEYNYAFELIRKIKENNNFGVAGACYPEGHIECEGLEQDIRELKRKVDAGAEHLISQLFFDNNTFYEFLNKTQQKNINVPIQAGIMPVVNKKQIEKIVKISGATLPKKFMKILDKYEYDKEAMRDAGIAYAVEQIVDLVSNGVNGIHLYTMNNPYIARKITESTKSIFNSINKDVAV
- a CDS encoding methionine synthase — its product is MDNNNLNIDKNQVLRYLGYRGQEISSEIGTLIEECIKEIKTLTSLRATYKYSSVHINNQVDLREIGLNLKGKDIVHHLEKSNKCFVMAATLGSEVDRKILYYEKVNMTKAVILDACATTAIEEYCDFIENKVKKEVEKDELNINWRYSPGYGDLDISIQRDLLKSLDAERIIGLTVSSHNILIPRKSVTAIIGIIPKEVIVKKKSCNQCNKFDSCKFRKIGEICEY